A single window of Girardinichthys multiradiatus isolate DD_20200921_A chromosome 15, DD_fGirMul_XY1, whole genome shotgun sequence DNA harbors:
- the hmbox1b gene encoding homeobox-containing protein 1 isoform X2: MSDISEEPRFTIEQIDLLQRLRRTGMTKQEILHALDTLDRLDREHGDKFGRRTSSSSSSSSTYLVGGANSCTNNSASNTTATSFISNTTASATTTTSSASCNGGEGGDHSAAASSTTSKVSTATQTQFNSGGRLSPSPSNSYNTSPPPGPPPPSAVLPSPVSLVALSQNGRDSLAATPNGKVSPPRYPVNSAAASRAFGFETAEEDLDIDDKVEELMRRDSSLVKEEIKAFLGNRRISQAVVAQVTGISQSRISHWLLQHGSDLSEQKKRAFYRWYILEKTTPGATLNMRPAPLPLEEMEWRQTPPPLTTAPGTFRLRRGSRFTWRKECLAVMESYFNDNQYPDEAKREEIANACNAVIQKPGKKLSDLERVTSLKVYNWFANRRKEIKRRANIATILESHGIDVQSPGGHSNSDDIDGNDFSEQACDLPYFDKRPLSRPFGLYRLEPTSPTQDDSAAHNEHQDPISLAVEMAAVNHTILALSRTGGVPNDIKTESLEDE; the protein is encoded by the exons ATGTCTGACATCAGTGAGGAGCCGCGCTTCACCATCGAGCAGATAGATCTGCTGCAGCGGCTGCGTCGCACCGGGATGACAAAGCAGGAGATCCTGCACGCGCTTGACACTCTGGACCGGCTGGACCGGGAGCACGGTGACAAGTTTGGCCGCCgcacctcttcctcctcctcctcctcgtccaCCTACCTCGTAGGCGGGGCGAACAGCTGCACCAACAACTCTGCCTCCAATACAACCGCCACATCCTTCATCAGTAACACCACTGCCTCGGCAACCACAACCACCTCCTCGGCGTCGTGCAACGGGGGCGAAGGCGGCGATCACTCCGCTGCCGCCTCGTCCACCACTTCCAAAGTCTCCACAGCCACGCAAACGCAGTTCAACAGTGGAGGGAGACTGTCCCCATCTCCCAGCAACAGCTACAACACCTCCCCGCCTCCAGGACCGCCGCCACCCTCGGCGGTCCTTCCATCGCCGGTGTCACTGGTGGCGCTGTCTCAGAACGGCCGGGACAGTCTGGCGGCTACGCCCAATGGAAAAGTGTCTCCGCCACGGTATCCGGTGAACAGTGCAGCAGCGTCGCGAGCGTTTGGGTTTGAAACTGCAGAAGAAGACCTGGATATCGATGATAAGGTGGAGGAGCTGATGAG aAGGGACAGCAGTCTGGTGAAAGAAGAGATCAAAGCTTTCCTGGGGAACAGGAGGATCTCTCAGGCAGTTGTGGCTCAAGTAACAG GCATCAGCCAGAGCCGGATCTCCCATTGGTTGCTGCAGCACGGCTCCGACCTCAGCGAGCAGAAGAAGAGGGCGTTTTACCGCTGGTACATCCTGGAGAAAACCACACCAG GTGCAACTCTAAACATGCGGCCAGCTCCGCTGCCCCTGGAGGAGATGGAGTGGAGGCAAACACCACCGCCCCTCACCACCGCTCCCGGAACCTTCCGGCTGCGTCGGGGAAGCCGCTTCACTTGGAGAAAAGAGTGCCTGGCTGTGATGGAGAG TTACTTTAATGACAACCAGTATCCAGATGAGGCCAAAAGAGAGGAGATAGCCAACGCGTGCAATGCTGTTATTCAGAAACCAG ggaagaagctgtctgaTCTGGAAAGGGTGACCTCCTTGAAAGTGTACAACTGGTTTGCGAACCGTCGCAAAGAGATCAAGAGGCGAGCCAATATTG CAACAATCCTGGAGAGCCACGGGATAGACGTCCAGAGTCCAGGTGGACACTCCAACAGTGACGACATTGATGGGAATGACTTCTCAGAGCAG GCCTGTGATCTCCCATATTTTGACAAGAGACCTCTGAGCCGACCGTTTGGCCTTTATCGCCTGGAGCCCACCTCACCAACACAG GATGACAGCGCAGCTCACAACGAGCACCAGGACCCCATCTCTCTGGCCGTGGAGATGGCCGCTGTCAACCACACCATCTTGGCACTGTCCAGAACCGGAGGCGTGCCCAACGACATCAAGACGGAGTCTCTGGAGGACGAATGA
- the hmbox1b gene encoding homeobox-containing protein 1 isoform X1 → MSDISEEPRFTIEQIDLLQRLRRTGMTKQEILHALDTLDRLDREHGDKFGRRTSSSSSSSSTYLVGGANSCTNNSASNTTATSFISNTTASATTTTSSASCNGGEGGDHSAAASSTTSKVSTATQTQFNSGGRLSPSPSNSYNTSPPPGPPPPSAVLPSPVSLVALSQNGRDSLAATPNGKVSPPRYPVNSAAASRAFGFETAEEDLDIDDKVEELMRRDSSLVKEEIKAFLGNRRISQAVVAQVTGISQSRISHWLLQHGSDLSEQKKRAFYRWYILEKTTPGATLNMRPAPLPLEEMEWRQTPPPLTTAPGTFRLRRGSRFTWRKECLAVMESYFNDNQYPDEAKREEIANACNAVIQKPGKKLSDLERVTSLKVYNWFANRRKEIKRRANIEATILESHGIDVQSPGGHSNSDDIDGNDFSEQACDLPYFDKRPLSRPFGLYRLEPTSPTQDDSAAHNEHQDPISLAVEMAAVNHTILALSRTGGVPNDIKTESLEDE, encoded by the exons ATGTCTGACATCAGTGAGGAGCCGCGCTTCACCATCGAGCAGATAGATCTGCTGCAGCGGCTGCGTCGCACCGGGATGACAAAGCAGGAGATCCTGCACGCGCTTGACACTCTGGACCGGCTGGACCGGGAGCACGGTGACAAGTTTGGCCGCCgcacctcttcctcctcctcctcctcgtccaCCTACCTCGTAGGCGGGGCGAACAGCTGCACCAACAACTCTGCCTCCAATACAACCGCCACATCCTTCATCAGTAACACCACTGCCTCGGCAACCACAACCACCTCCTCGGCGTCGTGCAACGGGGGCGAAGGCGGCGATCACTCCGCTGCCGCCTCGTCCACCACTTCCAAAGTCTCCACAGCCACGCAAACGCAGTTCAACAGTGGAGGGAGACTGTCCCCATCTCCCAGCAACAGCTACAACACCTCCCCGCCTCCAGGACCGCCGCCACCCTCGGCGGTCCTTCCATCGCCGGTGTCACTGGTGGCGCTGTCTCAGAACGGCCGGGACAGTCTGGCGGCTACGCCCAATGGAAAAGTGTCTCCGCCACGGTATCCGGTGAACAGTGCAGCAGCGTCGCGAGCGTTTGGGTTTGAAACTGCAGAAGAAGACCTGGATATCGATGATAAGGTGGAGGAGCTGATGAG aAGGGACAGCAGTCTGGTGAAAGAAGAGATCAAAGCTTTCCTGGGGAACAGGAGGATCTCTCAGGCAGTTGTGGCTCAAGTAACAG GCATCAGCCAGAGCCGGATCTCCCATTGGTTGCTGCAGCACGGCTCCGACCTCAGCGAGCAGAAGAAGAGGGCGTTTTACCGCTGGTACATCCTGGAGAAAACCACACCAG GTGCAACTCTAAACATGCGGCCAGCTCCGCTGCCCCTGGAGGAGATGGAGTGGAGGCAAACACCACCGCCCCTCACCACCGCTCCCGGAACCTTCCGGCTGCGTCGGGGAAGCCGCTTCACTTGGAGAAAAGAGTGCCTGGCTGTGATGGAGAG TTACTTTAATGACAACCAGTATCCAGATGAGGCCAAAAGAGAGGAGATAGCCAACGCGTGCAATGCTGTTATTCAGAAACCAG ggaagaagctgtctgaTCTGGAAAGGGTGACCTCCTTGAAAGTGTACAACTGGTTTGCGAACCGTCGCAAAGAGATCAAGAGGCGAGCCAATATTG AAGCAACAATCCTGGAGAGCCACGGGATAGACGTCCAGAGTCCAGGTGGACACTCCAACAGTGACGACATTGATGGGAATGACTTCTCAGAGCAG GCCTGTGATCTCCCATATTTTGACAAGAGACCTCTGAGCCGACCGTTTGGCCTTTATCGCCTGGAGCCCACCTCACCAACACAG GATGACAGCGCAGCTCACAACGAGCACCAGGACCCCATCTCTCTGGCCGTGGAGATGGCCGCTGTCAACCACACCATCTTGGCACTGTCCAGAACCGGAGGCGTGCCCAACGACATCAAGACGGAGTCTCTGGAGGACGAATGA